A window of Pusillimonas sp. DMV24BSW_D genomic DNA:
TCGCCCTGAGCAAGCGACTCAACTGTTTGCACCTCGCACTCATCAAGTTGCACGGCCAGCATCAAACAAGACTTCACTGCCTCACCGTTAACCATTATGGTGCACATCCCGCACACGCCTTGCTCGCAACCAATATGCACGCCTGTTGCACCACAGCGTTGGCGCAAGAAGTCCGCCGCATGCATGCGAACCGGGGCTGGCTCGACTATCTCTGTATCGTTAAGCCGAACTTGTATTTCAACAACGTTTGATTCTTGAACCATGACCTATCCTTGGCTTACCACATGGTAAAGAACAAATAGCGACACAATAAAAGTAGCCACGCTGAATGATGCAGCTATTTTGTTCCAGGGATCATCAAAGCGAACCGGGGCAGGCTCGCCACTTTGAGCGTGTGCCCTGTTAATGTTGGCTGCCTCTTTTGCGGCAACTGCAACTTGTCCGGTAGCGTTACCTGCCACCGCACCTGGCTGGCTCGATATATGGCCAGCGGAAACATTCGGCTTTGCATCTGCCTCATTACCTGACAATACCCGAGCGAGATTTTCAGCGAACTGAGCCGTTAACTTTTCGGCTTGTTTCGCGATAATACGTTGACCAACGCTACCAAGAGCGCCGGCCAAAGCTGCTTCGCCCTCTACTACAACGTGCGTTTGATCCGCCTTCTCATGCAAAGTAACGGTATTCGTAGCCCGAAAATTACCCACAGCACCCCGCACCGCTTTACCTATTAGCGTAAATTGAATAAGCGCAGGCGCCTGACGTTCGGTAATACGAACGTTGGTGTCAAAACTGGCTGAAATTGGACCTACTTTTTGAGTCATACGAACAGAAAGTTGATCGGGATCCAGCACTTGAATGTTGTCAATGCCCGGCATGCATTG
This region includes:
- a CDS encoding (2Fe-2S)-binding protein, whose product is MVQESNVVEIQVRLNDTEIVEPAPVRMHAADFLRQRCGATGVHIGCEQGVCGMCTIMVNGEAVKSCLMLAVQLDECEVQTVESLAQGDELNEVQRAFRENHGLQCGFCTPGFLMLATHLKQSGRRFSMAQLRDEVSGVMCRCTGYEGPVRAIAQYLGEQMVGEE
- a CDS encoding CoxG family protein; translated protein: MKFKQEFTVAERLPIVWAFFQKADEVAQCMPGIDNIQVLDPDQLSVRMTQKVGPISASFDTNVRITERQAPALIQFTLIGKAVRGAVGNFRATNTVTLHEKADQTHVVVEGEAALAGALGSVGQRIIAKQAEKLTAQFAENLARVLSGNEADAKPNVSAGHISSQPGAVAGNATGQVAVAAKEAANINRAHAQSGEPAPVRFDDPWNKIAASFSVATFIVSLFVLYHVVSQG